The following coding sequences lie in one Pseudoxanthomonas sp. SE1 genomic window:
- a CDS encoding LysR family transcriptional regulator has protein sequence MAGLVAAAAAHCICSARSEEPEMACNAIDYFCAGNTGAAGFARLIGQERVPLMDHVRLMQVFVAVVEAQGFAPAARKLDLSPASVTRAVVSLEEALGVTLLVRTTRSMRLTDAGSRYFEESRSILQQIEDLNATLADANATPKGSITVTAPVLFGRIAVMPSIVSFLKMHAEVLVTAHFSDRNLNLIDENIDVAVRIGQLPDSGMRSMQVGHVRHVLCASPEYLATRGTPAHPAELTMHDVVVAAAISPRLDWRFGPSQQPVQVKVRPRITVTSNDAAIAAVSSGFGMARLLSYQIAEEVSAGRLRIILEDFEEPPLPVHILHRESINGSARVRAFIDHLAAALRRLPLILD, from the coding sequence ATGGCAGGACTCGTTGCCGCGGCGGCGGCGCACTGCATATGCTCGGCAAGGAGCGAAGAGCCAGAAATGGCCTGCAACGCAATTGATTATTTCTGCGCCGGCAATACCGGGGCGGCAGGTTTTGCTAGGCTGATCGGACAAGAAAGGGTGCCTCTCATGGATCATGTCCGCCTGATGCAGGTCTTTGTCGCCGTGGTCGAAGCCCAGGGCTTTGCGCCGGCGGCCAGAAAGCTCGATCTCTCCCCGGCCAGCGTGACGCGTGCGGTGGTCAGCCTGGAGGAAGCACTAGGAGTGACGTTGCTGGTACGCACGACCCGCAGCATGCGGCTGACCGACGCCGGCAGCCGCTACTTCGAGGAGTCGCGCTCGATCCTGCAGCAGATCGAGGATCTGAATGCCACCCTCGCCGATGCCAATGCCACGCCCAAAGGGTCCATTACCGTTACGGCCCCCGTGCTATTCGGCAGGATCGCCGTCATGCCCAGCATCGTTTCCTTCCTGAAGATGCATGCTGAGGTCCTGGTCACGGCCCATTTCTCCGACCGCAACCTCAATCTGATCGATGAGAACATCGACGTTGCCGTACGCATAGGCCAGCTTCCCGACTCGGGCATGCGGTCCATGCAGGTGGGCCACGTGCGTCATGTCCTGTGCGCCTCGCCTGAATATCTTGCTACGCGGGGAACGCCCGCTCACCCTGCCGAACTAACGATGCATGACGTGGTGGTTGCGGCGGCCATATCCCCCCGCCTGGATTGGCGATTCGGACCCTCGCAGCAGCCTGTCCAGGTCAAGGTGCGACCGCGTATCACGGTCACCAGTAACGATGCCGCGATCGCTGCGGTGTCCTCCGGGTTTGGCATGGCGCGCCTGCTGTCGTATCAGATCGCCGAGGAGGTATCCGCAGGGCGTCTGAGGATCATCCTTGAGGATTTCGAGGAGCCGCCCCTCCCGGTCCACATCCTGCACCGGGAGTCCATCAACGGCTCAGCCCGCGTACGGGCTTTCATCGATCATCTGGCTGCGGCATTGCGCCGCCTGCCACTGATCCTGGACTGA
- a CDS encoding DsrE family protein has translation MKAAIVVLSDPNAGEEALGRVFNALAAAYDFKAKGNEVRIYFHGTGTRWPEVLSSVNHPINVLFEAVKASVVGVSSGCADVFGAKDGAEKSGFKLVQENMVPGTSGLPSVADIAADGFTVLTF, from the coding sequence ATGAAAGCTGCAATTGTTGTCCTGTCTGATCCCAATGCCGGTGAAGAAGCCCTGGGCCGCGTGTTCAATGCGCTGGCCGCCGCCTACGACTTCAAGGCCAAGGGCAATGAGGTCCGTATCTACTTCCACGGCACCGGTACGCGCTGGCCGGAAGTGCTCTCCAGCGTCAATCACCCCATCAACGTCCTGTTCGAGGCGGTCAAGGCCAGCGTCGTGGGCGTGTCCTCCGGCTGCGCCGATGTTTTTGGTGCCAAGGACGGTGCGGAGAAGTCGGGCTTCAAGCTGGTCCAGGAGAACATGGTTCCCGGCACCTCGGGTCTGCCCAGCGTGGCGGACATCGCCGCTGACGGTTTCACGGTGCTGACGTTCTAA
- a CDS encoding pyridoxamine 5'-phosphate oxidase family protein has translation MHKTANFHEGELQAQAMAHESDVAARNGSNVTDHIIRPALPFVRQQKMAYAASVDAVDRVWASVLIGEPSFLEPTEDAGALSIHLDKVVRQPHDPLWDNIEQDGRIGLLLLELQTRKRLKINGQAQRYGDRLVIQITESVPVCPRYIQRRVIDLPAGSGTQMPAGIKQGLMLEQEHLKLLHSSDTFFLATAHKTHGADITHRGGPSGFVEVLADGKLRIPDYNGNGMFNSAGNVLVDPRAGLVFPDYAQRRMLQLTGRAEMLWDQLDPKGVTGGTGRFWQFQTSAWIETQLPEQLSTAFVDASPFLPQGL, from the coding sequence ATGCACAAGACAGCCAACTTCCACGAGGGTGAACTTCAGGCGCAGGCGATGGCCCACGAGTCTGACGTCGCCGCCCGCAACGGGTCCAACGTGACCGATCACATCATCCGTCCTGCACTGCCGTTCGTTCGCCAGCAGAAGATGGCCTACGCGGCCAGCGTGGATGCGGTGGACCGCGTCTGGGCATCGGTGCTGATCGGTGAGCCTAGCTTTCTGGAGCCCACCGAGGATGCGGGCGCGCTGAGCATCCACCTGGACAAGGTGGTCAGGCAGCCTCACGACCCCCTCTGGGACAACATCGAGCAGGATGGTCGCATCGGGCTATTGCTGCTGGAACTGCAGACCCGCAAGAGACTCAAGATCAACGGACAGGCGCAGCGGTACGGTGATCGCCTTGTTATCCAGATCACCGAATCGGTGCCGGTGTGTCCTCGCTACATCCAGCGCCGGGTCATCGACCTGCCCGCCGGTTCGGGCACGCAGATGCCTGCGGGCATCAAGCAAGGCCTGATGCTTGAGCAAGAACATCTCAAGCTCCTCCACAGCTCCGATACCTTCTTTCTTGCAACCGCCCACAAAACCCACGGCGCCGACATCACCCATCGAGGCGGCCCTTCGGGATTCGTCGAAGTGCTCGCCGACGGCAAGCTCAGGATTCCCGACTACAACGGCAACGGGATGTTCAACAGCGCTGGCAACGTACTTGTTGATCCACGTGCCGGGCTGGTGTTCCCCGACTATGCCCAACGCAGGATGCTCCAGCTCACCGGACGCGCCGAGATGCTCTGGGATCAGCTCGATCCCAAGGGCGTGACCGGCGGCACCGGGCGCTTCTGGCAGTTCCAGACCAGCGCCTGGATCGAAACGCAACTGCCTGAGCAGCTCAGTACAGCGTTCGTCGACGCCTCTCCCTTTCTGCCACAAGGTCTTTGA
- a CDS encoding alkene reductase encodes MSTLFDPISLGALKAKNRVIMAPLTRARSTREHVPTPIMAEYYAQRASAGLIIGEATGISQHAVGWPYAPGLWSEEQVEAWKPVTRAVHANGGLIIAQLWHMGRMAHSAVTGIHPVSSSATTMPGDAHTYDGKKPFEAARPLDSDEIPGLIQDYVRAANNAIAAGFDGVQIHAANGQLIDQFLRDSSNTRTDEYGGSIANRIRLLKQVTGAVANAVGADRMAVRLSPNGESYGVDDSNPEPLFSAAAVALDDIGIAFLELREPGPDGTFGSTDVPRLSPVLRKHFKGPLILNSDYDLKRSQADLSNGLADAISFGRPFLANPDLVDRLRNNSELNEDRMETYYSQGEEGYTDYPKLA; translated from the coding sequence ATGTCAACACTCTTTGATCCCATCTCTCTCGGCGCCCTAAAGGCCAAGAACCGCGTTATCATGGCGCCGCTGACGCGCGCGCGCTCGACAAGAGAGCACGTTCCGACTCCGATCATGGCCGAATACTACGCTCAGCGTGCCTCGGCCGGCCTGATCATCGGTGAAGCCACGGGCATCTCCCAGCACGCTGTGGGTTGGCCCTACGCGCCGGGCCTGTGGTCTGAGGAGCAGGTTGAGGCATGGAAGCCCGTAACACGTGCCGTACATGCAAACGGTGGGCTCATCATCGCGCAGCTCTGGCACATGGGGCGCATGGCACACTCAGCGGTAACAGGAATTCACCCGGTATCTTCCAGTGCGACCACCATGCCAGGTGATGCGCATACGTACGATGGGAAGAAGCCCTTCGAGGCCGCTAGGCCGCTTGATTCCGATGAGATCCCGGGATTGATCCAGGACTACGTCCGAGCCGCCAACAATGCGATCGCCGCAGGCTTCGACGGTGTACAGATCCATGCAGCGAACGGCCAACTGATCGATCAATTCCTTCGCGATAGCAGCAACACCCGGACGGATGAGTATGGCGGAAGCATCGCCAACAGGATTCGCCTACTCAAACAAGTTACTGGCGCGGTGGCTAACGCAGTTGGTGCAGATCGCATGGCCGTTCGCCTGTCTCCCAACGGCGAGAGCTATGGGGTGGACGACAGCAATCCCGAGCCCCTGTTCTCCGCGGCTGCAGTGGCGCTGGATGATATTGGTATCGCATTCCTTGAGCTGCGCGAGCCGGGTCCGGACGGCACGTTTGGATCAACCGACGTGCCACGTCTTTCTCCGGTGCTTCGCAAGCATTTCAAGGGGCCGCTGATTCTCAACAGCGACTACGACCTGAAGCGCTCGCAGGCCGATCTTTCGAACGGACTAGCGGATGCGATCAGCTTCGGACGTCCCTTCCTCGCCAATCCTGATCTAGTGGATCGCCTGCGAAACAACTCGGAGTTGAACGAGGATCGCATGGAGACCTACTACAGCCAAGGCGAGGAGGGATACACGGACTATCCCAAGCTAGCCTGA
- a CDS encoding serine hydrolase domain-containing protein, whose protein sequence is MPYSLWAGGGMQTTAEELLRWIIALSEERLIDAEHMQWLWQPESLTSGAQSEWALGWPVLKADFPRQVAGIGGARAAFVVYPDEDLAVIVLTNLAGSNPQRFIRRIGEFYQSRPNTTAH, encoded by the coding sequence GTGCCTTATAGCCTGTGGGCTGGCGGCGGCATGCAGACTACGGCCGAGGAGCTTTTGCGCTGGATTATCGCGCTGTCCGAGGAGCGGTTGATAGACGCGGAGCACATGCAATGGTTGTGGCAACCGGAATCGCTCACTAGCGGTGCGCAGAGTGAATGGGCCTTGGGCTGGCCGGTACTTAAAGCGGATTTTCCCCGCCAAGTCGCGGGCATCGGCGGCGCACGGGCTGCCTTTGTTGTCTATCCTGACGAAGATCTGGCCGTCATCGTACTGACCAACCTCGCAGGTTCGAATCCTCAAAGATTCATCCGTCGCATCGGCGAGTTTTATCAATCCCGTCCCAATACGACCGCCCACTAG
- a CDS encoding PDR/VanB family oxidoreductase, with translation MQLRVSQISALTTSVHLIRLESTDGQLLPAFEPGSHLALGFDLENEPVQRKYSLVSDPQGGLYYEIAVKKNPNGRGGSKFLHERLAVGALLEASSPISEFSIAPDGQHYVLIAGGIGITPMLSIISRLRQTGTSFELHYSSKSRAEMVFQEVLLGEDCDRVTVYFTESDTFRRIDINQLLKTHAHEADTHFYVCGPSSLIDRVRLAAGAHGVQAKRVHFESFGPAWSMTDGPVKLALSESNIEVDVPVGTTLLDAMEAAGAWIASDCRRGECGACITTYTDGTPIHRDNCLTEEQRAHSFCPCVSWASSAGTLTLQV, from the coding sequence ATGCAGTTGCGTGTGAGCCAAATCAGTGCCCTGACAACCAGTGTTCACTTGATACGTCTGGAATCGACGGACGGTCAGCTGCTGCCCGCTTTCGAGCCGGGCTCGCACTTGGCCTTGGGTTTTGATCTCGAGAACGAGCCCGTGCAGCGAAAGTACTCGCTAGTCTCTGACCCACAGGGCGGCTTGTACTACGAGATCGCAGTAAAGAAGAACCCAAACGGCCGTGGGGGCTCCAAGTTTCTGCACGAGCGACTTGCAGTGGGCGCACTATTAGAAGCATCGAGCCCCATCAGCGAGTTCAGCATCGCGCCGGATGGCCAGCACTACGTGCTGATAGCAGGCGGCATCGGCATCACGCCCATGCTCAGCATCATTTCGCGGCTTCGCCAGACCGGCACGTCCTTTGAGTTGCACTACTCCTCAAAGTCACGCGCTGAGATGGTCTTTCAGGAAGTGTTGCTCGGCGAGGACTGCGATCGCGTGACGGTGTACTTCACAGAGAGCGACACTTTCAGGCGGATCGACATCAACCAGTTGCTGAAAACCCACGCCCATGAAGCTGACACGCACTTCTACGTGTGTGGACCTTCCTCGCTGATCGACCGTGTTCGCCTGGCGGCCGGCGCGCATGGTGTACAGGCAAAGCGGGTGCACTTTGAGAGCTTCGGGCCAGCGTGGTCCATGACCGATGGCCCGGTAAAGCTGGCCCTGTCCGAGTCCAACATCGAAGTGGATGTGCCGGTGGGGACCACATTGCTCGATGCGATGGAAGCGGCCGGTGCATGGATCGCCTCGGACTGCCGGCGCGGGGAGTGTGGGGCCTGCATCACCACCTACACCGACGGAACGCCCATCCATCGCGACAATTGCCTGACGGAAGAACAGAGGGCGCATTCTTTCTGCCCCTGCGTCTCATGGGCCTCTTCTGCGGGAACATTGACTTTGCAGGTCTGA
- the gor gene encoding glutathione-disulfide reductase: MREFDYDLFVIGGGSGGVRAARLAASLGKRVAIAEEYRFGGTCVIRGCVPKKLFVYASQYREHFEDAAGFGWNVGPATMDWPQLIAAKDVEVARLERLYRGGLESNGAELLQTRAELVDAHTIRLVGSGKTVTAERVLIATGAAPNTHTALPGHELCITSNEAFDLTVLPRSILILGGGYIALEFANIFHGLGVEVTVVYRGKEILSRFDHDLRAGLHQAMTDKGIKILLTDVVEQVSRADDGELIARTMTGQTLSAEVILLALGREPNTKGLGLDVAGVQTDERGAIVVDAYSQTSIPSIYALGDVTDRVQLTPVAIHEAMCFIETVYKDNPSSPDHDLIPTAVFSQPEIGTVGLSEEAAAERYEEIEVYRAQFRPMKATLSGRSEKTIMKLVVDAATRKVVGAHILGHDAGEMAQLLGIPLKAGATKEDFDRTMAVHPTAAEELVTMYKPTYRIRNGERI, translated from the coding sequence ATGCGTGAATTCGACTACGACCTGTTTGTGATTGGTGGCGGCTCTGGTGGTGTCAGGGCTGCGCGCTTGGCCGCCTCCCTGGGCAAGCGCGTGGCCATTGCCGAGGAGTATCGGTTCGGTGGCACGTGCGTCATTCGGGGTTGTGTTCCCAAGAAGCTGTTCGTCTATGCCTCCCAGTACCGGGAGCATTTTGAAGACGCGGCCGGGTTCGGCTGGAACGTAGGACCGGCGACGATGGACTGGCCTCAACTGATCGCGGCCAAGGATGTCGAGGTCGCGCGTCTTGAGCGTCTGTACCGCGGCGGATTGGAGAGCAACGGTGCCGAGCTTCTGCAGACGCGGGCCGAGTTGGTAGATGCGCACACGATTCGACTGGTGGGCAGTGGCAAGACCGTCACCGCCGAACGAGTTCTGATTGCCACCGGCGCTGCTCCCAATACCCACACAGCACTGCCAGGCCATGAGCTGTGCATCACCTCCAATGAAGCCTTCGACCTGACGGTACTGCCAAGATCGATCCTGATTCTGGGCGGCGGCTACATCGCTTTGGAGTTTGCCAACATCTTCCACGGACTGGGCGTGGAGGTCACCGTGGTTTATCGCGGCAAGGAGATCCTGTCGCGCTTCGATCACGATCTTCGTGCGGGCCTGCATCAGGCGATGACCGACAAGGGCATCAAGATCCTGCTAACCGACGTCGTGGAGCAGGTATCCAGAGCCGACGATGGCGAGCTCATTGCCCGGACCATGACCGGCCAGACGCTGAGCGCCGAGGTGATCTTGCTGGCGCTGGGCCGCGAGCCGAACACGAAGGGGCTGGGTCTGGATGTCGCCGGCGTCCAGACCGACGAGCGCGGCGCGATCGTGGTCGATGCCTACTCGCAAACCAGCATCCCCAGCATCTATGCACTGGGCGATGTCACCGACCGGGTGCAGCTGACGCCGGTGGCCATTCATGAGGCCATGTGCTTCATCGAGACCGTCTACAAGGACAACCCCTCCTCACCCGATCACGATCTGATCCCCACCGCCGTCTTCTCTCAACCCGAGATCGGCACCGTGGGCCTGTCCGAAGAGGCCGCTGCTGAACGGTACGAGGAGATCGAGGTCTACCGCGCCCAGTTCCGGCCCATGAAGGCCACTCTCTCAGGGCGCTCGGAGAAAACGATCATGAAGCTGGTGGTCGATGCTGCGACCCGCAAAGTCGTGGGCGCCCACATCCTGGGGCATGACGCCGGCGAGATGGCCCAGTTGCTGGGCATCCCGTTGAAGGCCGGCGCAACCAAGGAAGACTTTGATCGCACGATGGCCGTGCATCCCACTGCGGCCGAAGAGCTGGTCACCATGTACAAGCCCACCTACCGCATCAGGAACGGCGAGCGAATCTGA
- a CDS encoding ATP-binding protein: MALHQDLARAALDALPHPACIVGESGTLLFTNEAWKQASHSAGIDPGAVAEGANYLLVCKRAAACDDPYARKFVELFAEVVQAGSGGFQLEYPCDAPDRPRWFVARASCFTSSAGTAAPHVLVVHEDITAQKLAQRQADEVSALARFASRMVRFGGWQYDVRERQITWSGQVAEIHGMPEGTHPTPEQAVQFIAPEWRNHLIEAFASCEIDGAPIDEEFEIISATGECLWVRCVGTAERDAAGNVAYIRGAFLDSSARYRAEQQMANVAARLTNTLESITDAFFQLDRNFAFRYVNRQAERLLHEHRGKLLGYNIWDAFPEAVGSEFQAQYEEAVRTDTAREFVAFYQPLQAWFEVRAYPHEGELSVYFRDITARRAAQIALENSEQSLRLAIRAAGLGTWSWNREQRRIVWSDRCAEMFGLAPTGSIGYLEFLERIHAEEREAKDRQLRHVLQEEQEFRVEVRVPAATGDVRWVSIIGRMFPSDGEHAGSMQGVALDISDQKLAERELRTLNEDLERIVAQRTAELQAAKQQAESASRAKSAFLASMSHEIRTPMNGVLGMVEVLSRSELGSRQNDALKTIHESATNLLRLIDDILDFSKIEAGRLEIVRQPTALEPLAESVCETLNAEAVAKGVDVNLYISPGLPETVLADPVRMRQVFFNLLGNAIKFSGSRAKRGRVRFAIEEDRDDNGWLLVTVADNGIGISPENMDRLFHVFTQAEASTTRRFGGTGLGLAICKQLVDLMGGSIWATSQLDVGSTFYARIPVAGVTQSPSLNLRLDGLEVLVTQSAVYDADDVCSYLRYAGANVSQVPGMELAAKVLASRPDALLLHGADYKARGWLMLPPCMDGVAGVARLVVTRGRRRSPRRIDDGTVVLDASILRQRALLSAVCLSAGIEFDWPLAPSGADKPAAGSAASAPAQRGRVLVVEDDITNQKVILRQLELLGYVADVAGDGLEALALLEQRRYAVVITDLHMPNMDGYTLIGRLKADARQRDIPVIVLTANAIRTEATTVDLKADEYLVKPTTLTSLQESLTRLTSVHSDSALAAAAVPAGAERLDLSVLEQLVGSDKSVHAELLSAFGESLRQATFDLQSASLRDDVTTIAGIAHRLKSSSRAVGALPFAEICSELERAALVADGPLSQEVLVMLLSEAVGLLEETTQAIKRLEERGETDG, encoded by the coding sequence ATGGCACTGCACCAGGATCTGGCACGCGCGGCGCTGGACGCTTTGCCCCACCCGGCCTGCATCGTGGGCGAGTCCGGCACCTTGCTGTTCACCAATGAAGCGTGGAAGCAGGCCTCGCACAGCGCAGGCATCGATCCGGGCGCCGTTGCCGAGGGTGCCAACTACCTGCTCGTCTGCAAGCGCGCCGCGGCCTGCGACGACCCCTACGCGCGCAAGTTCGTCGAGCTGTTCGCCGAGGTGGTGCAGGCCGGATCGGGCGGCTTTCAGCTGGAATATCCCTGCGATGCCCCCGACCGGCCACGCTGGTTCGTCGCGCGCGCGTCCTGCTTCACGTCCAGCGCGGGCACGGCGGCACCGCACGTGCTGGTCGTGCACGAAGACATCACGGCGCAGAAGCTGGCGCAGAGACAGGCCGATGAGGTGTCCGCCCTGGCGCGCTTCGCCAGCCGGATGGTCCGGTTCGGCGGGTGGCAGTACGACGTGCGCGAACGCCAGATCACCTGGTCGGGCCAGGTGGCCGAAATCCATGGCATGCCCGAGGGCACCCACCCGACGCCGGAGCAGGCGGTGCAGTTCATCGCCCCCGAATGGCGCAACCACCTGATCGAAGCCTTCGCTTCGTGCGAAATCGATGGCGCGCCCATCGACGAGGAGTTCGAGATCATCTCGGCCACCGGCGAATGCCTCTGGGTGCGCTGCGTGGGCACGGCCGAGCGGGACGCCGCGGGCAACGTGGCGTACATCCGCGGCGCCTTCCTGGATTCCTCGGCGCGCTACCGGGCCGAGCAGCAGATGGCCAACGTGGCGGCCCGGCTGACCAACACCCTGGAGAGCATCACCGACGCGTTCTTCCAGCTGGACCGAAACTTCGCCTTCCGGTACGTGAACCGGCAGGCCGAACGGCTGCTGCACGAGCATCGGGGGAAGCTGCTGGGCTACAACATCTGGGATGCGTTCCCGGAAGCGGTGGGAAGCGAGTTCCAGGCGCAGTACGAAGAAGCCGTGCGGACCGATACGGCCCGCGAATTCGTCGCTTTCTACCAACCGCTCCAGGCGTGGTTCGAAGTGCGCGCCTACCCGCACGAGGGCGAGCTGTCGGTCTACTTCCGGGACATCACGGCACGCCGGGCGGCGCAGATCGCCCTGGAAAACAGCGAACAGAGCCTTCGCCTGGCCATCCGCGCCGCCGGCCTGGGGACCTGGAGCTGGAACAGGGAGCAGCGCCGGATCGTCTGGTCGGACAGGTGCGCCGAGATGTTCGGGTTGGCGCCCACCGGTTCCATCGGCTATCTGGAATTCCTGGAGCGGATACACGCCGAAGAGCGGGAGGCCAAGGACCGGCAACTGCGGCATGTCCTCCAGGAGGAGCAGGAATTCCGTGTGGAGGTGAGGGTGCCCGCCGCGACCGGCGACGTGCGCTGGGTGTCGATCATCGGAAGGATGTTCCCCTCCGACGGCGAGCATGCCGGGTCGATGCAGGGCGTCGCCCTGGACATCAGCGACCAGAAGCTGGCCGAGCGCGAGCTCCGCACGCTCAATGAAGACCTGGAACGGATCGTCGCGCAGCGCACGGCGGAGCTGCAGGCGGCCAAGCAGCAGGCCGAATCCGCCAGCCGGGCCAAGTCCGCGTTCCTGGCGTCGATGAGCCATGAGATACGCACGCCCATGAACGGCGTGCTGGGCATGGTGGAGGTGCTTTCCCGAAGCGAGCTGGGCAGCCGGCAGAACGATGCGTTGAAGACGATCCACGAATCGGCCACCAACCTGCTGCGGCTGATCGACGACATCCTGGATTTCTCGAAGATCGAAGCCGGCCGGCTGGAGATCGTGCGGCAGCCCACGGCGCTCGAGCCCCTCGCCGAGTCCGTCTGCGAGACCCTCAATGCCGAGGCGGTCGCCAAAGGCGTGGACGTCAACCTCTACATCTCCCCCGGCCTGCCCGAGACGGTGCTGGCCGACCCGGTGAGGATGAGGCAGGTCTTCTTCAACCTGCTGGGCAATGCGATCAAGTTCAGCGGAAGTCGCGCCAAGCGGGGGCGCGTAAGGTTCGCGATCGAGGAGGACCGCGACGACAACGGCTGGCTGCTGGTCACCGTGGCCGACAACGGGATAGGCATTTCCCCGGAAAACATGGACCGCCTGTTCCATGTGTTCACCCAGGCCGAAGCCTCGACCACGCGCCGGTTCGGCGGCACCGGTCTGGGGCTGGCCATTTGCAAGCAGCTGGTCGACCTGATGGGTGGATCCATCTGGGCCACCAGCCAGCTGGACGTAGGATCGACGTTCTACGCGCGCATTCCGGTCGCAGGCGTGACCCAGTCGCCCTCGTTGAACCTCAGGCTGGACGGCCTGGAGGTGCTGGTGACGCAGAGCGCGGTGTACGACGCCGACGATGTCTGCTCGTACCTGCGCTACGCGGGCGCGAACGTCAGCCAGGTCCCCGGCATGGAGCTGGCGGCGAAGGTGCTTGCGTCCCGCCCCGATGCGCTGCTCCTGCACGGCGCGGACTACAAGGCCAGGGGCTGGTTGATGCTGCCGCCCTGCATGGATGGGGTCGCCGGCGTGGCCCGGCTCGTCGTCACGCGCGGACGCAGGCGCTCGCCGCGGCGGATAGACGACGGCACCGTGGTGCTTGATGCCTCCATCCTGAGGCAGCGCGCCCTCCTGTCTGCGGTGTGCCTCAGTGCGGGCATCGAATTCGACTGGCCGCTCGCGCCCTCCGGCGCCGACAAACCCGCGGCAGGCAGCGCCGCCAGCGCTCCCGCGCAGCGTGGGCGCGTGCTCGTCGTCGAGGACGACATCACCAACCAGAAGGTCATCCTGCGGCAGCTCGAACTGCTCGGGTACGTCGCCGATGTGGCCGGGGACGGCCTGGAAGCCCTGGCGCTTCTGGAGCAGCGGCGGTATGCCGTCGTCATCACCGACCTCCACATGCCCAACATGGACGGCTACACGCTGATCGGTCGCCTCAAGGCCGATGCCCGGCAGCGCGATATCCCAGTGATCGTGCTGACGGCGAACGCCATCCGTACGGAGGCGACCACGGTCGATCTGAAGGCGGACGAATACCTGGTCAAGCCCACCACCCTGACGTCGCTGCAGGAGTCCCTGACGCGCCTGACCTCGGTCCACAGCGACAGCGCCCTGGCGGCGGCCGCCGTCCCGGCAGGCGCCGAAAGGCTGGACCTGTCTGTCCTGGAGCAACTGGTGGGCAGCGACAAGTCCGTGCATGCCGAGCTCCTGTCGGCCTTCGGGGAGTCGCTGCGCCAGGCCACGTTCGACCTGCAGAGCGCAAGCCTGAGGGACGACGTCACCACGATCGCGGGCATCGCCCATCGGCTGAAATCGTCCTCCCGCGCGGTCGGCGCCTTGCCCTTCGCGGAAATCTGCTCCGAGCTGGAGCGCGCAGCCCTTGTCGCCGATGGTCCGCTCAGCCAGGAGGTGCTGGTGATGCTGCTCAGCGAAGCGGTGGGGCTGCTGGAAGAAACCACTCAGGCGATCAAGAGATTGGAAGAGAGAGGAGAAACCGATGGATAA
- a CDS encoding alpha/beta hydrolase codes for MYFRYKEHQIHFTDDGRGDALVFLHGLGGNARNWTYQRQHFVSRRRVICLDLPGHGKSEGKNIEFSAFVDVVIALIDHLGIDKVAICGLSKGARVGLGVAARARDRVSALIVVNTCLCLSPSDQAARTTLYDELLLGPAGMQSWARQLLAQMAIEEGTTIYQGFLRSLNSLDGPYIRALFQQIQDYDQRSEVATISSPTLLIHGAKDQIVPSYCHGELQQLIPHAVHQVFERCGHLPYLEAPERFNEAVESFLSDEAS; via the coding sequence ATGTACTTTCGGTACAAAGAACACCAGATCCATTTCACCGACGATGGACGGGGCGATGCACTCGTCTTCCTGCACGGACTGGGTGGCAACGCTCGCAACTGGACCTACCAGCGGCAGCATTTCGTCTCCCGCCGGCGGGTGATTTGCCTTGACTTGCCGGGCCATGGCAAGTCGGAGGGCAAGAACATCGAGTTCTCAGCGTTCGTGGACGTAGTCATTGCCCTGATCGATCACCTGGGTATCGACAAGGTGGCGATCTGCGGCCTGTCCAAAGGCGCCCGTGTCGGCTTAGGTGTGGCGGCACGCGCCAGGGATCGGGTCAGCGCGCTGATCGTGGTCAATACATGCCTGTGCCTGAGCCCATCGGATCAGGCTGCCCGAACGACGCTGTACGACGAGCTCCTGCTGGGGCCGGCCGGCATGCAGTCATGGGCAAGGCAGTTACTCGCCCAGATGGCTATCGAGGAAGGCACGACCATCTACCAGGGCTTCCTGCGTTCGCTCAATAGCTTGGACGGTCCCTACATCCGGGCGTTGTTCCAGCAGATCCAGGACTACGACCAGCGCTCAGAGGTCGCCACGATCTCGAGTCCCACCTTGCTCATCCATGGCGCCAAGGACCAGATCGTGCCTTCCTACTGCCACGGCGAGCTACAGCAACTGATTCCGCACGCTGTGCACCAGGTCTTTGAGCGGTGCGGTCATCTGCCATACCTGGAGGCTCCGGAGCGTTTCAATGAGGCCGTCGAGTCGTTCCTGAGCGATGAGGCATCGTAG